Proteins from one Phocoena sinus isolate mPhoSin1 chromosome 8, mPhoSin1.pri, whole genome shotgun sequence genomic window:
- the SYT8 gene encoding LOW QUALITY PROTEIN: synaptotagmin-8 (The sequence of the model RefSeq protein was modified relative to this genomic sequence to represent the inferred CDS: inserted 1 base in 1 codon; substituted 1 base at 1 genomic stop codon): protein MSRPPGPHSARAPAGSTALPGLIPDLVARIPWLRWVLIATVVVAXVLVVSCLLCAVFCCCCGRHRKEPRDEEAVGLGSARSTINTHLVRSGHQLGQCREAAQGPGSGASSAPSMVWSAQSGGGGGPPGWRGDEQAPVASPCDTTRVQPDVDKVEPGPGGPQXWECLQLSVEYDFGSQEIKVGLRQAADLRPRGPGGTADPYARVSLSHEAGCRHETKVHRGTLCPTFEETCSFHHELPLGTVDPQPVLELWHPLGPPSTAR, encoded by the exons ATGAGTCGCCCCCCAGGCCCCCACAGCGCCCGGGCCCCGGCGGGCTCCACGGCTCTACCCGGGCTCATTCCGGACCTGGTCGCCCGGATCCCCT ggctCCGCTGGGTGCTCATAGCCACCGTGGTCGTGG GCGTCCTCGTTGTTTCCTGCCTGCTCTGTGCcgtcttctgctgctgctgcggcCGCCACAGGAAGGAGCCCAGAGACGAGGAGGCCGTGGGTCTGGGCAGTGCCCGCAGCACCATCAACACGCACCTGGTGAGAAGCGGGCACCAGCTGGGCCAGTGCCGGGAGGCAGCCCAAGGTCCAGGCTCGGGGGCGAGCTCAGCCCCCAGCATGGTCTGGTCTGCCCAGAGCGGAGGCGGGGGGGGGCCACCTGGCTGGCGAGGCGATGAACAAG CACCTGTCGCCAGCCCCTGTGATACCACCCGGGTGCAGCCAGATGTGGATAAGGTGGAGCCTGGCCCTGGGGGgccccagtagtgggagtgcctGCAGCTGTCCGTGGAGTATGACTTTGGAAGCCAGGAG ATCAAGGTGGGCCTCAGGCAGGCAGCGGACCTGAGGCCCCGGGGCCCAGGCGGCACGGCGGACCCCTACGCCCGCGTCAGCCTCTCCCATGAGGCCGGGTGCAGGCACGAGACGAAGGTGCACCGTGGTACCCTCTGCCCCACGTTCGAAGAGACCTGCTCCTTCCAC CACGAGCTGCCGCTGGGCACCGTGGATCCGCAGCCCGTCCTGGAGCTCTGGCACCCCCTGGGCCCGCCCAGCACGGCGAGGTGA